In one Andrena cerasifolii isolate SP2316 chromosome 2, iyAndCera1_principal, whole genome shotgun sequence genomic region, the following are encoded:
- the LOC143366048 gene encoding ankyrin repeat and SOCS box protein 16, whose translation MLEHRRLFAMPSECIANPLQRELADSIIRLQPLDEIRILLACGAKANEPVTQGLRPLHYAVWQRYTEAAQLLLVRGADIDATDECGYSALHLAAEHGYLDLVKLLIEHGANVDHRPDTGELFPRTTLCDEPLRLALRNRHVDVARILLEAGANPNKRYFFGSEINLVSPLDLQCMELLLAFGAQPNTRDRAGLTPLMKAARLPQGIASVLLLLSYGADVNSMADARHDYRTVLHYAILGGDPTVIDLLLKQGARLDLGSEYQKPTALDLAILKGDPSIVQMLLKSGADVNATSPIIGSPLHVACADNIPNRLEILSMLLERGADPNLVIRSDEGPALRPVLAEYVASNENPSVQVVALLLKYGARVVIKTQFRDPHGILNSLQNTANKPRLLKALLEAAESFDPCMIRRSSSLTDAQRALVMEVARTPLPLTHQARLIVRKLCGTNLPKIVCKLQLPQSLHRYLLYDFH comes from the exons ATGCTGGAGCATCGTAGATTATTTGCT ATGCCTTCCGAATGCATCGCGAACCCGTTGCAACGAGAGCTGGCCGACTCCATAATACGTTTGCAACCGCTCGACGAGATTCGAATCCTGCTGGCTTGCGGGGCAAAGGCAAACGAGCCCGTGACGCAGGGTCTCAGGCCGTTGCATTACGCGGTGTGGCAGAGATACACCGAGGCGGCACAGCTGCTGCTGGTCCGCGGCGCGGACATCGACGCGACTGACGAGTGTGGATACTCGGCGTTGCATCTCGCCGCCGAGCATGGCTACTTGGATCTGGTGAAGCTGCTGATCGAGCACGGCGCCAATGTTGACCATCGGCCAGATACTGGAGAGCTTTTCCCGAG GACGACGTTGTGCGACGAGCCGCTGCGACTTGCTCTGAGAAATCGGCACGTCGACGTGGCTAGAATCCTGCTGGAAGCTGGCGCCAATCCGAATAAAAGGTACTTTTTCGGATCGGAGATCAATTTGGTATCTCCGTTGGACTTGCAGTGCATGGAACTGTTGCTAGCGTTTGGGGCTCAACCGAACACCAGGGACCGCGCGGGGCTTACGCCATTGATGAAGGCTGCGAGATTGCCGCAG GGGATAGCTTCGGTGCTGCTTTTGCTCAGCTACGGAGCGGACGTTAATTCGATGGCCGATGCGAGACACGACTATCGGACTGTTCTACATTACGCGATCCTCGGCGGTGATCCGACGGTAATCGATCTGCTGCTAAAGCAAGGTGCTCGCCTCGATCTCGGCTCGGAATATCAAAAGCCTACGGCTCTCGACCTGGCCATCTTAAAGGGGGACCCTTCGATCGTCCAGATGCTATTGAAATCGG GAGCCGACGTGAATGCTACCTCGCCGATCATCGGTTCGCCCCTTCACGTTGCCTGCGCGGACAACATACCAAACAGACTGGAGATTCTGTCGATGCTGTTGGAACGAGGCGCGGACCCAAACTTGGTGATACGCAGCGACGAGGGTCCCGCGTTACGCCCGGTTCTTGCCGAGTATGTAGCTTCGAACGAAAATCCGTCGGTCCAAGTGGTGGCGCTTCTGCTCAAGTATGGCGCCCGAGTTGTGATTAAGACGCAGTTCCGCGACCCACACGGTATATTGAACTCTCTACAAAACACGGCGAATAAGCCACGGCTGCTGAAAGCCTTGCTAGAAGCAGCGGAGAGCTTCGATCCTTGCATGATACGAAGATCTAGTAGTCTGACGGACGCGCAGAGGGCGCTGGTAATGGAAGTGGCAAGAACTCCGTTGCCGTTGACTCATCAAGCTAGGTTAATAGTCCGGAAGCTGTGTGGCACCAACTTGCCGAAAATCGTTTGCAAACTTCAGCTGCCCCAGTCGTTGCATCGTTACCTCCTTTACGACTTCCACTAA
- the Nd-49 gene encoding NADH dehydrogenase (ubiquinone) 49 kDa subunit — MMAARALMSVLRSGRGYVGLWNEKGLVAAGRAGTPFGIGSQQQRDGHQWAPDKEYIQEWYKECKVLYSDSPQEWEPPPTYRDQEVRQPGIKNIAVNFGPQHPAAHGVLRLIVELAGEKVARADPHIGLLHRGTEKLIEYKTYMQALPYFDRLDYVSMMCNEQCFSMAIEKLLNIEVPLRAKYIRTLFAELTRILNHIMGIGTHALDIGALTPFFWLFEEREKLMEFYERVSGARMHAAYIRPGGVSLDMPLGLMDDIYEWASKYAERVDEVEDMLTSNRVWVGRTANIGTVTAEQALEWGFSGVMLRGSGIKWDLRKTAPYDAYDLVEFDVPIGKNGDCYDRYLCRIEEMRQSLRIIYQCLNQMPPGEVRIDDAKIVPPRREEMKTSMEALIHHFKLYTQGFQVPPGATYTAIEAPKGEFGVYLVSDGSSKPYRCKIKAPGFAHLAALRHMGPGCMLADIVAIIGTLDVVFGEIDR; from the exons ATGATGGCCGCCAGAGCGTTGATGTCCGTTCTACGGTCCGGGAGAGGATACGTAGGATTATGGAACGAGAAAGGACTGGTTGCTGCCGGCAGAGCAGGGACTCCGTTTGGCATCGGAAG TCAGCAGCAGCGCGATGGGCATCAATGGGCGCCGGATAAAGAGTACATACAGGAGTGGTACAAAGAGTGTAAAGTACTTTACTCGGACTCCCCGCAAGAGTGGGAACCCCCACCCACGTACAGGGATCAAGAGGTCAGGCAGCCGGGAATTAAAAACATAGCCGTCAATTTTGGCCCGCAACATCCGGCTGCCCATGGGGTGTTAAGGTTGATCGTCGAATTGGCCGGCGAGAAAGTCGCTCGGGCGGATCCTCACATAGGCCTTCTGCACCGTGGTACCGAAAAGTTGATAGAATACAAAACGTACATGCAAGCTTTACCGTACTTTGATCGGTTAGACTACGTTTCCATGATGTGTAACGAACAATGCTTCTCGATGGCCATCGAGAAATTACTCAACATAGAAGTACCCCTGCGAGCGAAATACATTAGAA CTCTATTCGCCGAGCTCACAAGGATCTTGAATCATATTATGGGAATTGGAACGCACGCACTCGATATAGGTGCTCTGACGCCGTTTTTCTGGTTGTTCGAGGAACGGGAGAAGCTGATGGAATTTTACGAACGCGTGAGCGGCGCGCGGATGCACGCCGCTTACATACGGCCCGGCGGTGTCTCTCTGGATATGCCGTTGGGTTTAATGGACGACATATACGAATGGGCTTCGAAATACGCCGAACGAGTGGACGAAGTCGAAGACATGTTGACGTCGAACAGAGTCTGGGTCGGACGGACGGCGAACATTGGGACTGTAACGGCTGAGCAGGCGTTGGAGTGGGGTTTCAGCGGTGTGATGCTACGAGGTTCGGGGATTAAGtgggatttgagaaaaactgCTCCGTACGACGCGTACGATCTTGTCGAATTCGACGTGCCAATCGGTAAAAACGGGGACTGCTACGACAG GTATCTTTGCCGTATAGAGGAGATGCGCCAGTCTTTGCGCATCATTTATCAGTGTTTAAATCAGATGCCACCGGGCGAAGTAAGGATAGACGATGCGAAAATAGTGCCCCCGAGACGGGAGGAAATGAAGACCAGCATGGAGGCGTTAATTCATCATTTCAAGTTGTATACGCAAGGCTTCCAAGTACCACCCGGTGCCACGTATACCGCGATAGAAGCGCCGAAGGGCGAATTCGGAGTTTATCTCGTAAGCGATGGTAGTAGCAAACCTTACAGGTGTAAGATCAAGGCACCCGGCTTCGCCCATTTGGCCGCCTTGCGCCATATGGGTCCAGGTTGCATGCTGGCCGATATCGTAGCGATTATTGGTACTCTGGATGTCGTATTCGGTGAAATCGATAGATAA